One Desulfobacterales bacterium genomic window carries:
- a CDS encoding Crp/Fnr family transcriptional regulator: MTNSELLKQIPLFKALSEKDIKDLSMTTRSLSLKSGQALFRKGDEGTALYIVKKGSIKIVLPSKDGNEIIVTIFSENDYFGEMALLDGEPRSADAVAIIVSEVLILRRSDFLAFLQSNSNAIKMILSLLSKRLRKTDELLEDTCFLNISVRLAKKLVELANTHGKQEKDGILIDLSFTQKELGDMVGATRESVNKELKTLRESGTIITDGSKILIVDFNNLVEKYT; this comes from the coding sequence ATGACTAATAGTGAATTATTAAAACAGATTCCCCTTTTTAAGGCTTTGTCAGAAAAAGATATCAAGGATCTTTCTATGACAACCAGAAGCTTATCTTTAAAGTCAGGTCAAGCTCTTTTTAGAAAAGGAGACGAAGGAACAGCTTTATATATAGTAAAAAAAGGCAGTATTAAGATAGTTCTTCCTTCAAAAGATGGAAATGAAATAATTGTCACTATTTTTTCTGAAAATGATTACTTTGGAGAGATGGCTCTGCTTGATGGGGAACCTAGATCAGCAGATGCTGTTGCAATAATTGTATCCGAAGTTTTAATCTTACGACGAAGTGATTTTCTTGCTTTTCTACAATCAAATAGCAATGCAATAAAGATGATTTTATCTCTACTATCTAAAAGGCTTCGCAAAACTGATGAATTACTCGAAGACACTTGTTTTTTAAATATTTCTGTAAGGCTTGCAAAAAAACTTGTTGAACTTGCAAACACCCACGGAAAACAAGAAAAAGATGGAATACTTATTGATCTTAGTTTTACTCAAAAAGAGCTTGGTGATATGGTAGGAGCAACGAGAGAAAGTGTTAATAAGGAATTAAAAACATTGAGGGAAAGTGGAACTATCATAACCGATGGCAGCAAAATTTTAATTGTTGATTTTAATAATTTAGTCGAAAAATACACTTAA